CAGAACATGAAGGGCAGGAAGGCGCAGAGCGTGGTCAGGGTGCCATTCAGCACCGGCCAGAACATGCGCTTGCCGGCGGCGGCGAAGGCCTCGCCCTTGGCCATGCCCTCAGCCATCTTCCGGTCGGCGTACTCCACCACCACGATGCCGCCGTCGACCAATATCCCGACCGCCAGCACCAGGCCGAACATCACCATCTGGTTGAGGGTGATGTGCAGGGCGTTGAGCATCAGGAAGGCCAGCATGAAGCAGGCCGGGATCGCCAGGCCCACCATCAGGCCCTGACGGATTCCGAGACTGGCGACGATGATCATCATCACCAGCAGGGTCGCCGACATCAGGCCGCTTTCCAGCACGATGAGAGTGCGGCCGATGAAGTCGCTTTCATCGAAGATGTAGGAGACCTTGACCGTCTCGGGCCAACGCTTCTGCTCCTCGACAACGACGGCGCGGACCTTTTTCACGGTCTCCAGGACGTTGGCGCCGGAGCGCTTGGAGACGTCCAGGGAATAGGCGGGCTGGCCGTTGAAGCGGCTGATGAAGCTGGCTTCCTTGAAGGTGCGCCGCACGTCGCCAATGTCACCGATGGTGATCAGGCGGTCGCCGTTCTTCTTGATCGGCAGGGATAGGATGTCGGAGGGCTTTTCCACCACGCCCGGCACCTTGACCGCGAACTTGCCGGCGCCGGAGCGCAGGTCGCCGGCCGGGACCAGCTGGTTGTTGCGGCCGATCACCTGGGCGAGCTCGCCGGTGGTGACGTTATAGGCCTCCATGCGGACCGGATCGATGGTGACCTCGAGGAACTCCTCGCGGCCGCCGCTGAGGCTGGCCTCCAGCACGCCGGGCACGGTCTCCAGGCGGTCCTGCAGGTCGCGCGAGATGCGCACCAGTTCGCGCTCGGGCGCGGCCCCCGACAGCACGATGCCGATGACGGGGTCGCCAGAGAAGTTGGCTTCCTCGATGATCGGTTCCTCGGCGTCCGGCGGGAATTTGCCGCGCGCCAGATCGACCTTGGCCCGGACGTCCTCCATGACCTTGTCTTTGTTGAAGTCGGCCTCGAACTCCAGGTTGACGATCGCCACGCCCTGGCGGGCGACCGCGTTCATCTGCTTGATGCCTTCGAGGCTCTGGAGTTCGGTCTCCATCGGCTTGACCAGCAGCCGCTCGGCGTCCTCGGGGCTGACCCCCGGATAGGGAACCACCACGGACACGAAGGGGATGGTGATGTCGGGGTTCGATTCCCGCGGCATCGCGTTGTAGGCCATGAAGCCGAAAATGCTGGCGATCAGGGTGACGCCCAGCACGACCTTGCGCCGTTTAATCGCGCCGTCGATCAAGGGTCCGATCATCGTCTTTGTCTCCAGGGGCGCCGGCGCTTAGCGCGCGGTGGCGACCCGAACCTTTTGACCTTCAGCCACATAGGATTGACCGACGGTGATGATGCGCACGGGACCCGCGAGGCCCGAAACCCAGACGCCGCCGGGGTCTTCCTCGATCACCGTGACGGGGGCGAAGGCCACCTGGTTGGTCGGCAGGACATAACGCACGCCCTGACGTCCGGCGGCGTCCAGAACCAGGGACGAGACCGGCACCTGGTGGGCAGGGCCGGCGCCGGCGGAGATTTTCACCGTGGCCGAGAGCCCCGAGCGGACGCTCATGCTCGGGTTCGCGACGGCGACCTCCACATGATAGGTGCGGGTCTGCGGGTCGGCGTCGCGCGAGACGTAGCGGACGCGGCCGCTCAGGCTCTGGCCCGACAGCAGCACCGCCGAGGCGGGGGCGCCGACACGCAGTTTTCCGGCCTCGCTCTCGGGCAGGTCGCCCACCACCAGCAGCGGGTTCAGCTCGATCATGGCGCCACAGGCCTGGCCGGGCGCCAAGTAAGTGCCGACCTCGGCCTCGCGCTTGTCGAAGACGCCGGAGAAGGGCGCGCGGATATTCATCTGCTCGACGCCGATCTCGGCCTGGCGGACGAGGGCCGAGGCATTGTCGAGGTTGGCCTGGTCCTGCAGGACCTGGGTCTGGGAACGGAAGCCCTTCTTGGCCAGTTCCACCGAGGCCTGCTGGCTCAGCTGGCGCGAGCGCAGGTTGGCGCGGGCCTGGTCCAGGCTGGCCTGGCGGGCGTCGACGTTCAGGCGGCAGAGCACGGCGCCCTTCTGAACATAGCTGCCCTCGGTGGACGGGGTCGAGGCCACGGTCCCGGCCGACTCCGACTTCACCACCACGGTGCGCGCCGATTCCGTACGGCCGCGGATGACCACGTCGTAGGCGTGCTGGCTTTCCGGCGTCAGGACAACCTGGACGGAGGGCAGGGCGGAGGCCGGCGCGGGCTTGGCTTCGGCCTTCTTCTTGTCGCCGCCAAACAGGGAGCCGACGATGAAGAACAGCGCAACGACAAGAAGGAGGCCGCCGGCAAACAGGTAAGAAGATTTTACGCGCATACAGCCGTTTCCCCGAGCGCAGCAGTCATTGGGCGACCGCATATGAATCGGTCGCTCGCCCCAGTCCTATGTAGATAGGTTGCAGCGGCTTTTGATGCCACCGTTCTGCGAGCGCAAATGAAATCGCGGACAGGATGTTGTATGGCCGCATATTGTGCCCGCGAAGCCGCAGGATCGCGGCACGCCATGCCCGGTGAGACAGCCGAGTTTCAGCGCCTACCCTGGATTGAATTTAGAGAGAGCGGTTCGATGAAATACCTCCACACCATGGTCCGCGTGGCCGACCTCGATGCGTCGCTGGCCTTTTACTGCGACAAGCTGGGTCTGAAGGAGGTCTCCCGGGCGGAGAACAAAATGGGCCGCTTCACCCTGGTCTTCCTGTGCGCCCCCGGTGACGAGGAGCTGGCCAAGAGCGACCGCGCCCCCACCGTGGAACTGACCTACAACTGGGATCCCGAGGACTATCAGGGCGGCCGCAACTTCGGCCACCTGGCCTATGCGGTGGACGACATCTACGAGACCTGCGCCCGGCTGCAGGCCGGCGGGGTGACCATCAATCGGCCGCCCCGCGACGGCCATATGGCCTTTGTCCGCTCGCCCGACGGCATCTCGGTGGAGCTGCTGCAGGCGGGCCCGTCCAAAGCGCCGGCCGAGCCCTGGCTCTCCATGCCCAACGTCGGCGCCTGGTGACGGCGGAATAACAGCCGGGCGGGGCTTGGCCCTGGCGCGTGGTGGCCTATGTAGTCGCCACGCCATTCCGCCGGAGTTTCTCCGATGACTGCCCAGACCTTCCTGAAGCTCAATGACGGCCGGCCCATGCCCCAGGTGGGCCTCGGCGTCTGGCAGAGCCCGGCCGACACCACAGCCGACACCGTGGCCACGGCGCTCGACGCCGGCTACCTGGCCATCGACACCGCCTCGGCCTATCGCAACGAGCCCGGGGTCGGGGAGGGCGTGAAGCGTTCGGGCGTTGCCCGCGACAAGCTCTTCATCACCACCAAGCTGTGGAACGAGAACCAGGGCTATGACGCGGCGCTGGCGGCCTTCGACAAGAGCCTGCAGCGGCTCGGCATGGACTATGTGGATCTTTACCTGATCCACTGGCCGGCCCCGACCCAGGACCTCTATCTCGATAGCTGGAAGGCCCTGGTCCGCCTGCGCGAAGAGGGCCGCGCCAAGTCCATCGGCGTCTCCAACTTCGCCATTCCACACCTGGAGCGGATCATCGGCGAGACCGGCGTCACGCCCGCCGCCAACCAGATCGAACTGCATCCGCGCTTCCAGCAAGGCGAGCTGCGCGCCTTCCTCGCCGAGAAGGCCATCGTCACCACCTCCTGGAGCCCGCTCGGACAGGGCAAGCTGCTGGACGACCCGGTGATCGCCGGCATCGCCGCCAAGCACGGCAAGACCCCGGCCCAGGTGATCATCCGCTGGCACGTCGACCTGGGCCTCACCGTGATCCCCAAGTCGGTGACCCCGGCGCGGATCGTGTCGAACCTCGACGTCTTCGGCTTCAGCCTGGATGCGGCGGACATGGCGGCCATCGCGGCCCTGGACGCCGCCGACGGCCGCATCGGCCCCGACCCGGCCAAGTTCGGCTAACTCCGCGCATAGGCCAGCAGGTCGGCGTTGAGGCGATCCATGTGGGTGATGAACAGCCCGTGCGGGGCGCCCTCATAGACCACCAGCTTCGCACCCGGGATCAGCTCGGCAGTGCGCCGGCCGGTCAGGGCCAGGGGCGCGGACATGTCCTTGTCGCCCTGGATCACCAGGCAGGGGACGGCGAGCCTCGTCAACTCCTGGCGGAAGTCCGTGCCGACCATCGCCTTGTTGCATTCCACCAGCGCCTGCATCGAGCAGGTGAGCATGATCGACTTGATCCAGTCCTTCATGCCCGCCGAGGTCTGCGATGTGACGAAGGGGTCGGTGTTGTCGTCCAGCCACCGGGGAAAGTCGGTCTTCCAGGTCTTGCGCGCCTGTTCGAAATAGGCCGCCGGCGCGCCCTGCGGATTGTCCGCGGTCCGGGTCAGGAAGGGCGTGGTGGGCGCCAGGTACACGACCCGCGCGATCCGGCCCTGCCCATGCCGCGTCAGGTAGCGAGTGATCTCGCCCGAGGCCATGGAGTGGGCCACGATGGTCACGCCGGTCAGGTCCAGGGCGGTGAGCACCGAGTCCAGGTCGTCGGCCAGGGTGTCGATGTCGTAGCCCCTGCCAGGATCCGCCGACCGGCCATGACCCCGGCGATCATAGGCGATGCAGCGCACCCCCTGGTCCGAAAGATCGGCGGCCTGATAGGCCCAGGCCTCGGAGGTCAAGGTCCATCCGGCCATGAAGACCATCGGCGCGCCGTCGCCCCAGTCGCGATGGAAGAGCCGCGTGCCGTCGCGGGCGACGACCTGGACGGCCCGGTGAGGTCTGGGCTTGGCGGCCTGGGCCTGGAGCGGCAGGACGGTCGCTGTGGCGCCAAGCGCCAGGA
The sequence above is drawn from the Phenylobacterium glaciei genome and encodes:
- a CDS encoding efflux RND transporter periplasmic adaptor subunit produces the protein MRVKSSYLFAGGLLLVVALFFIVGSLFGGDKKKAEAKPAPASALPSVQVVLTPESQHAYDVVIRGRTESARTVVVKSESAGTVASTPSTEGSYVQKGAVLCRLNVDARQASLDQARANLRSRQLSQQASVELAKKGFRSQTQVLQDQANLDNASALVRQAEIGVEQMNIRAPFSGVFDKREAEVGTYLAPGQACGAMIELNPLLVVGDLPESEAGKLRVGAPASAVLLSGQSLSGRVRYVSRDADPQTRTYHVEVAVANPSMSVRSGLSATVKISAGAGPAHQVPVSSLVLDAAGRQGVRYVLPTNQVAFAPVTVIEEDPGGVWVSGLAGPVRIITVGQSYVAEGQKVRVATAR
- a CDS encoding VOC family protein codes for the protein MKYLHTMVRVADLDASLAFYCDKLGLKEVSRAENKMGRFTLVFLCAPGDEELAKSDRAPTVELTYNWDPEDYQGGRNFGHLAYAVDDIYETCARLQAGGVTINRPPRDGHMAFVRSPDGISVELLQAGPSKAPAEPWLSMPNVGAW
- a CDS encoding aldo/keto reductase, with product MTAQTFLKLNDGRPMPQVGLGVWQSPADTTADTVATALDAGYLAIDTASAYRNEPGVGEGVKRSGVARDKLFITTKLWNENQGYDAALAAFDKSLQRLGMDYVDLYLIHWPAPTQDLYLDSWKALVRLREEGRAKSIGVSNFAIPHLERIIGETGVTPAANQIELHPRFQQGELRAFLAEKAIVTTSWSPLGQGKLLDDPVIAGIAAKHGKTPAQVIIRWHVDLGLTVIPKSVTPARIVSNLDVFGFSLDAADMAAIAALDAADGRIGPDPAKFG
- a CDS encoding alpha/beta fold hydrolase, producing MNRRSILALGATATVLPLQAQAAKPRPHRAVQVVARDGTRLFHRDWGDGAPMVFMAGWTLTSEAWAYQAADLSDQGVRCIAYDRRGHGRSADPGRGYDIDTLADDLDSVLTALDLTGVTIVAHSMASGEITRYLTRHGQGRIARVVYLAPTTPFLTRTADNPQGAPAAYFEQARKTWKTDFPRWLDDNTDPFVTSQTSAGMKDWIKSIMLTCSMQALVECNKAMVGTDFRQELTRLAVPCLVIQGDKDMSAPLALTGRRTAELIPGAKLVVYEGAPHGLFITHMDRLNADLLAYARS